The following coding sequences lie in one Kribbella sp. NBC_00709 genomic window:
- a CDS encoding endonuclease translates to MSRLFRPALLVTAVLALLGFGITPSNAATTITVATAIGRQDNSTASVSGYVVGQPTATSTVVRSNFPNDFALALADSATQTSTSAMLYVQIPAAFRASYGLQSNPSLLGKQITVTGTLAAYFSHPGLKNATAFTGGGGSDPGDPGDPGDYYAGAEGKTGAALKAALHTIISNQTKLTYDQVWDALEVTDQDPGNSNNVIEIYSGRSIAKSSEGGGVDDWNREHVWAKSHGDFGTATGPGTDVHHLRPEDVSVNSARGNLDFDNGGTAVAQCSGCTADSDSFAPRPAARGDVARMIFYMAVRYEGGDGFPNLEVNNSVGNGTAPYIGKLSVLKAWAAADPPDAFEKNRNEVIYSQFQHNRNPFIDHPEWISSIWPN, encoded by the coding sequence GTGTCCCGATTGTTCCGTCCGGCGCTGCTCGTCACCGCCGTCCTCGCGTTGCTCGGCTTCGGAATCACTCCGTCCAACGCCGCCACCACCATCACCGTCGCGACCGCGATCGGCCGCCAGGACAACTCCACGGCGTCCGTCAGCGGGTACGTGGTCGGTCAGCCGACCGCTACCAGCACCGTTGTCCGCAGCAACTTCCCGAACGACTTCGCGCTGGCGCTCGCCGATTCGGCGACCCAGACGAGTACGTCGGCCATGCTGTACGTCCAGATCCCGGCCGCGTTCCGTGCGTCGTACGGCCTGCAGAGCAACCCGAGTCTGCTCGGCAAGCAGATCACGGTCACCGGCACGCTGGCGGCGTACTTCTCGCACCCCGGCCTGAAGAACGCGACCGCGTTCACCGGCGGTGGCGGCTCCGACCCGGGTGATCCGGGCGATCCAGGTGACTACTACGCCGGCGCGGAAGGCAAGACCGGTGCCGCGCTGAAGGCCGCCCTGCACACGATCATCTCGAACCAGACCAAGCTCACCTACGACCAGGTCTGGGACGCGCTCGAGGTCACCGACCAGGACCCGGGCAACAGCAACAACGTCATCGAGATCTACTCCGGCCGCTCGATCGCGAAGAGCAGCGAGGGCGGCGGCGTCGACGACTGGAACCGTGAGCACGTCTGGGCCAAGTCCCACGGCGACTTCGGTACGGCGACCGGCCCCGGTACCGACGTCCACCACCTCCGCCCCGAGGACGTCTCGGTCAACTCGGCCCGCGGCAACCTCGACTTCGACAACGGCGGTACGGCGGTCGCCCAGTGCTCCGGCTGTACGGCGGACTCGGACTCGTTCGCCCCGCGGCCGGCCGCGCGTGGTGACGTCGCGCGGATGATCTTCTACATGGCCGTCCGGTACGAGGGCGGCGACGGTTTCCCGAACCTCGAGGTGAACAACTCGGTCGGCAACGGCACCGCGCCGTACATCGGCAAGCTCTCGGTGCTGAAGGCCTGGGCGGCGGCCGACCCGCCGGACGCGTTCGAGAAGAACCGCAACGAGGTCATCTACAGCCAGTTCCAGCACAACCGGAACCCGTTCATCGACCACCCGGAGTGGATCAGCTCCATCTGGCCGAACTAA
- a CDS encoding aminoglycoside phosphotransferase family protein: protein MIEIPAKLIRNHSAKAPEWLAGLPGAAARYLGEWQLTVDGDALSGEASLILPVVRRDGTQAMLKLQSVNDESESEALALRTWNHNDVVAVLEDDPATSTLLLERLQPRTLDDLPDHVEATRILAELLTHLMVVPAPPGIRRLSDIAAGMIEDAPRLIPMLADPAEQALTWRFVAQVTELLPESGDRLLHWDLHYYNVMAGTRRPWLAIDPKPLAGDPAFELMPAVWNRWDDLVATGDLSQAIRDRFGLMLEVTGIDRDRALGWTAGRILQNVLWFTADGGTRIEAELKAVADALFA from the coding sequence GTGATCGAGATTCCTGCGAAGCTCATCCGGAATCACAGTGCGAAGGCGCCTGAGTGGCTGGCCGGGCTCCCGGGGGCCGCGGCGCGGTACCTCGGGGAATGGCAGCTGACCGTCGACGGTGACGCGTTGAGTGGCGAGGCGTCGTTGATCCTGCCCGTCGTACGGCGGGACGGGACGCAGGCGATGCTCAAGCTGCAGTCGGTCAACGACGAGAGCGAGAGCGAGGCGCTGGCGCTCCGGACCTGGAACCACAACGACGTCGTCGCGGTGCTCGAGGACGACCCGGCGACCTCGACCTTGCTGCTCGAACGCCTCCAGCCCCGGACCCTCGACGACCTGCCGGACCACGTCGAGGCGACCCGGATCCTCGCAGAGCTGCTGACCCACCTGATGGTCGTCCCGGCCCCGCCCGGCATTCGTCGGCTGTCGGATATCGCGGCCGGGATGATCGAGGATGCGCCGCGGCTGATCCCGATGCTGGCGGACCCGGCCGAGCAGGCGTTGACCTGGCGGTTCGTCGCGCAGGTGACCGAGTTGCTGCCGGAATCCGGTGACCGCCTGCTGCACTGGGACCTGCACTACTACAACGTGATGGCCGGGACGCGGCGGCCGTGGCTGGCGATCGATCCGAAGCCGCTGGCCGGTGACCCGGCGTTCGAGCTCATGCCGGCGGTATGGAACCGGTGGGACGATCTGGTGGCGACCGGCGACCTCTCGCAAGCGATCCGCGACCGGTTCGGCCTCATGCTCGAGGTGACCGGAATCGACCGGGATCGTGCGCTCGGGTGGACGGCGGGCCGGATCCTGCAGAACGTGCTGTGGTTCACCGCGGACGGCGGTACCCGGATCGAGGCCGAGCTCAAGGCGGTCGCCGATGCCCTCTTCGCGTGA
- a CDS encoding ABC transporter permease has translation MASITGSVEIEVRRPRRGVVVGVLLVVWVAAYFVLRGIDTLVLGGQETTALHRWLTEHRDDVGQGNVLFDAIRIAVDHFVVLLQNLISQPSFDRPVPAIGWLGVVAISAYCAWAFGNWKVAVLTAAGLGFVGLQGLWQESMDTLSLTIAAVLLSLLVAIPLGIWAGLSDRAFKVATLVLDLMQTLPTFVYLAPLTLFFAIGPAAATIATLIYAAPPAVRLTAHAIRSVPPESVEAARSLGSTRGQTLTKVLLPMSRSTVVVGINQTIMAALSMVTVAALIDAPGLGQTVLKALQTLDVGVAFNAGLAIVVIAIVLDRVTTAAGDRPWRTANRRRRILLAGGAVGVLVAIWFSRTYVWAAEFPSQVNIGSRIAVIASDVTDWVQNVFGGFTYGVRDAVTNGLLNPLEALLTGSPWWLVTVVVVALAFVLGGWRGAVPAAVCLGLLVATGVWHDSMVTLASTLLATVVVVAAGLALGVWAGRNRRVDTWIRPVLDAGQTMPPFVYLVPFLALFGTSRFTAIAAAVVFAVPVTTKIVADGIKAVPVATVEAANSVGSSSWQVISKVQLPVARRAITLAVNQGLIYVLSMVVVGGLVGAGALGYDVAAGFAQSELYGKGLAAGLAIVLLGVMLDRITQAAARRTQNFQGRGDMR, from the coding sequence ATGGCGTCGATCACCGGCTCCGTCGAGATCGAGGTACGCCGACCCCGTCGCGGTGTGGTCGTCGGCGTACTGCTCGTCGTCTGGGTCGCGGCGTACTTCGTCCTGCGCGGCATCGACACGCTCGTTCTCGGCGGTCAGGAGACGACCGCGCTGCACCGGTGGCTGACCGAGCACCGCGACGACGTGGGTCAGGGCAACGTCTTGTTCGACGCGATCCGGATCGCCGTCGACCACTTCGTCGTACTGCTGCAGAACCTCATCTCCCAGCCGTCGTTCGATCGCCCGGTCCCGGCGATCGGCTGGCTCGGCGTGGTCGCGATCTCGGCGTACTGCGCCTGGGCGTTCGGCAACTGGAAGGTCGCCGTGCTGACCGCCGCAGGGCTGGGATTCGTCGGGCTGCAGGGGTTGTGGCAGGAGAGCATGGACACCCTGTCGCTCACCATCGCGGCTGTGCTGCTGTCGCTGCTGGTCGCGATCCCGCTGGGGATCTGGGCCGGGTTGTCCGACCGCGCGTTCAAGGTCGCGACGCTGGTGCTCGACCTGATGCAGACGCTGCCGACGTTCGTGTACCTCGCGCCGCTGACGCTGTTCTTCGCGATCGGACCGGCCGCGGCCACGATCGCCACCCTGATCTACGCCGCGCCGCCCGCGGTCCGGCTGACCGCGCACGCGATCCGCTCGGTCCCACCGGAGAGCGTCGAGGCGGCGCGTTCGCTCGGGTCGACGCGCGGGCAGACGCTGACCAAGGTGCTGCTGCCGATGTCGCGGTCGACCGTTGTCGTCGGCATCAACCAGACGATCATGGCCGCGCTCTCGATGGTGACCGTGGCCGCGCTGATCGACGCGCCCGGTCTCGGCCAGACCGTGCTGAAGGCCCTGCAGACGCTCGACGTCGGCGTCGCGTTCAACGCCGGCCTGGCGATCGTCGTGATCGCGATCGTGCTCGACCGGGTGACGACCGCGGCCGGTGACCGTCCCTGGCGGACGGCGAACCGCCGGCGCCGGATCCTGCTCGCGGGCGGGGCGGTGGGTGTGCTCGTCGCGATCTGGTTCTCCCGGACCTACGTGTGGGCCGCCGAGTTCCCGTCGCAGGTCAACATCGGCTCGCGCATCGCGGTCATCGCCTCGGACGTGACCGACTGGGTCCAGAACGTCTTCGGCGGCTTCACGTACGGCGTCCGCGACGCGGTCACGAACGGTCTGCTCAACCCGCTCGAGGCTCTCCTGACGGGATCGCCGTGGTGGCTCGTCACCGTGGTCGTCGTCGCGCTGGCCTTTGTCCTCGGTGGATGGCGAGGCGCCGTGCCGGCGGCGGTGTGCCTGGGGCTGCTGGTGGCGACCGGGGTGTGGCACGACAGCATGGTCACGCTGGCGTCGACGCTGCTCGCCACCGTCGTGGTCGTCGCCGCCGGTCTGGCGCTCGGAGTATGGGCCGGGCGCAACCGACGGGTCGACACCTGGATCCGGCCGGTGCTCGACGCCGGGCAGACGATGCCGCCGTTCGTGTACCTGGTGCCGTTCCTCGCATTGTTCGGGACCAGCCGGTTCACCGCGATCGCGGCCGCGGTGGTGTTCGCCGTACCGGTGACCACCAAGATCGTTGCCGATGGCATCAAGGCGGTGCCGGTCGCGACGGTCGAGGCGGCGAACTCGGTCGGGTCGAGCAGCTGGCAGGTGATCAGCAAGGTGCAGCTGCCGGTGGCGCGGCGGGCGATCACGCTCGCGGTCAACCAGGGCCTGATCTACGTGCTCTCGATGGTCGTCGTCGGTGGGCTGGTCGGCGCGGGCGCGCTCGGGTACGACGTGGCCGCCGGGTTCGCGCAGAGCGAGTTGTACGGCAAGGGCCTCGCGGCCGGGCTGGCGATCGTGCTGCTGGGCGTCATGCTCGATCGCATCACTCAGGCGGCGGCCCGCCGTACCCAGAATTTCCAAGGTAGAGGAGATATGCGGTGA
- a CDS encoding group II truncated hemoglobin, whose product MTTPTLYEWAGGHDALRRLTEVFYDKVLEDPILAPVFAHMSENHREHVAIWLGEVFRGPSRYTDEFGGYPAMLSHHLGLGLTEEQRSRWAALIAQSADPAGLPDDPEFRSAFVAYIEWGTRIALANSQPGATPPPKAPVPHWGWGEAPPYQP is encoded by the coding sequence GTGACTACTCCGACGCTGTACGAGTGGGCCGGCGGGCATGACGCGCTGCGCCGGCTGACCGAGGTGTTCTACGACAAGGTGCTCGAGGACCCGATCCTCGCGCCGGTGTTCGCGCACATGAGCGAGAACCACCGCGAGCACGTGGCGATCTGGCTGGGCGAGGTGTTCCGCGGCCCGAGCCGGTACACCGACGAGTTCGGCGGCTACCCCGCGATGCTCTCGCACCACCTCGGCCTCGGGCTGACCGAGGAGCAGCGCTCGCGCTGGGCGGCCCTGATCGCGCAGAGCGCCGACCCGGCCGGTCTCCCGGACGACCCCGAGTTCCGGTCCGCGTTCGTCGCGTACATCGAATGGGGCACCCGCATCGCGCTCGCCAACTCGCAGCCGGGCGCAACCCCGCCGCCGAAGGCGCCGGTGCCACACTGGGGCTGGGGCGAGGCGCCGCCGTACCAGCCCTGA
- a CDS encoding PrsW family intramembrane metalloprotease: MTASVVRRWGWLGTFVVGAGLYLAVLAVLTDTGNPNLFPTMILLGALVVPLTFVTFAAGRSGRWLIDGPTLGGCLLFGGVVGVVVAGLLEYDAMRRLGTLPMVGVGLIEEAAKLVVPAVLVIFFGHRYRTSIGRGIVIGVAVGTGFAVLETMGYAFVALLQSNGNVGAAEQTLFLRGLLSPAGHAAWTGLACWGLWRFVIAPTGRHFAGFIGMYALAVALHTTWDGIGGVVTYVIVGAISIGLLLYGLKRAQRSDAAAVTA, from the coding sequence ATGACCGCATCGGTGGTACGCAGGTGGGGATGGCTGGGGACGTTCGTGGTCGGCGCCGGGCTGTATCTGGCCGTGCTGGCCGTGCTGACCGACACCGGGAACCCGAACCTGTTCCCGACGATGATCCTGCTCGGCGCCCTCGTCGTACCGCTCACGTTCGTGACGTTCGCGGCCGGGCGCTCGGGGCGCTGGCTGATCGACGGGCCGACGCTCGGGGGCTGCCTGCTGTTCGGCGGCGTGGTCGGGGTGGTGGTCGCGGGCCTGCTCGAGTACGACGCGATGCGCCGGCTCGGGACGTTGCCGATGGTCGGGGTCGGGCTGATCGAGGAGGCGGCGAAGCTGGTCGTGCCGGCGGTGCTGGTGATCTTCTTCGGGCACCGGTACCGGACGTCGATCGGCCGCGGGATCGTCATCGGCGTCGCGGTCGGCACCGGGTTCGCCGTACTCGAGACGATGGGGTACGCGTTCGTCGCGCTACTGCAGTCGAACGGGAACGTCGGCGCCGCGGAGCAGACGTTGTTCCTCCGCGGACTGCTGTCGCCGGCCGGGCATGCCGCCTGGACCGGGCTCGCCTGCTGGGGTCTGTGGCGATTCGTGATCGCGCCGACCGGCAGGCATTTCGCGGGATTCATCGGGATGTACGCGCTGGCCGTCGCGCTGCACACGACCTGGGACGGGATCGGCGGCGTGGTCACCTACGTCATCGTCGGAGCGATCTCCATCGGCCTGCTGCTGTACGGGCTGAAGCGCGCCCAGCGCTCCGATGCCGCCGCGGTGACTGCCTGA
- a CDS encoding siderophore-interacting protein produces the protein MTSPAPRRNRVCKRAVVRRTERITPHMIRVVLTSDDFADNGFSDHYVKLLFCKDGVEYPEPLDLAVVRETHPAEHWPTMRTYTVRSWDEAARELTIDFVHHGDEGVAGPWAAAAQPGDVLWFNGPGGAYSPDEAADWHLLVGDESALPAIGSAVEQLPAGARAIVLLEVGDESEEQKFGGSGEADVRWFHRSAASGERGDGLVAAVEALDFPDGTPHVFVHGEAGFVLRIRKNLYQERGLARDRVSLSGYWRLGKNEDGWQAEKAETAKQERT, from the coding sequence GTGACCAGCCCTGCACCCCGCCGTAACCGCGTCTGCAAGCGCGCCGTCGTCCGCCGGACCGAGCGGATCACCCCGCACATGATCCGCGTGGTGCTGACGTCCGACGACTTCGCCGACAACGGCTTCTCCGACCACTACGTGAAGCTGCTGTTCTGCAAGGACGGCGTCGAGTACCCCGAGCCGCTGGACCTGGCGGTCGTGCGCGAGACGCATCCGGCCGAGCACTGGCCGACGATGCGGACCTACACCGTCCGCAGCTGGGACGAGGCCGCGCGCGAGCTCACGATCGACTTCGTGCACCACGGCGACGAGGGTGTCGCGGGGCCGTGGGCCGCGGCGGCGCAGCCGGGTGACGTGCTGTGGTTCAACGGTCCAGGCGGTGCGTACTCACCGGACGAGGCGGCCGACTGGCACCTGCTCGTCGGTGACGAGAGCGCTCTGCCGGCGATCGGCTCGGCGGTCGAGCAGTTGCCCGCCGGGGCGCGGGCGATCGTCCTGCTCGAGGTGGGAGACGAGTCCGAGGAGCAGAAGTTCGGCGGCTCGGGTGAGGCCGACGTTCGCTGGTTCCACCGGTCGGCCGCGTCCGGTGAGCGTGGTGACGGCCTGGTCGCGGCCGTGGAGGCGCTCGACTTCCCGGACGGCACTCCGCACGTCTTCGTGCACGGTGAGGCCGGATTCGTGCTCCGGATCCGCAAGAACCTCTACCAGGAGCGCGGACTTGCCCGGGACCGCGTGTCGCTGTCCGGCTACTGGCGCCTCGGCAAGAACGAGGACGGCTGGCAGGCCGAGAAGGCCGAGACCGCCAAGCAGGAACGCACCTAG
- a CDS encoding quaternary amine ABC transporter ATP-binding protein, whose amino-acid sequence MTAQLEYPDIQDSDALLSVQDLWKVFGPKAQRVPRRPDLAALDRAALYAKTGCTAAVRDLSFDVAPGEVFVVMGLSGSGKSTLVRCLTRLIEPTAGRLVFEGEDLRAADEKRLRALRRSKFSMVFQHFGLLPHRKVIDNVSYGLEIRGESKPDRRRRAQEVIDLVGLAGNEQLYPEQLSGGMQQRVGLARALANDPDVLLFDEPFSALDPLIRREMQTEVVRLHREVGKTMVFITHDLSEALKLGDRILLMRDGAAVQLGTGDELVGAPADDYVRQFVRDVPRADVLTLRWIVRDPRPDEPLDGPELGPDVLVREATRLVLESDRPVKVVAGGTLLGVIGDEEILAVVADTN is encoded by the coding sequence GTGACCGCTCAGCTCGAGTACCCCGACATCCAGGATTCCGACGCCCTGCTGTCCGTCCAGGACCTGTGGAAAGTGTTCGGCCCGAAGGCGCAGCGCGTTCCCCGCCGTCCCGACCTCGCCGCGCTCGACCGCGCCGCGCTGTACGCGAAGACCGGATGTACGGCGGCCGTTCGCGACCTCAGCTTCGACGTCGCCCCTGGTGAGGTGTTCGTCGTGATGGGGTTGTCCGGGTCGGGCAAGTCCACCCTGGTCCGCTGCCTCACGCGTTTGATCGAGCCGACCGCCGGCCGCCTGGTCTTCGAGGGTGAGGACCTGCGCGCGGCCGACGAGAAGCGGCTGCGCGCGCTCCGGCGGAGCAAGTTCTCGATGGTCTTCCAGCACTTCGGGTTGCTGCCGCACCGCAAGGTGATCGACAACGTCTCGTACGGTCTGGAGATCCGCGGCGAGAGCAAGCCGGACCGGCGCCGGCGCGCCCAGGAGGTCATCGACCTGGTCGGCCTGGCCGGCAACGAGCAGCTCTACCCCGAGCAGCTGTCCGGCGGCATGCAGCAACGGGTCGGCCTGGCGCGGGCGCTCGCGAACGACCCCGACGTACTGCTGTTCGACGAGCCGTTCTCCGCGCTCGACCCGCTGATCCGGCGCGAGATGCAGACCGAGGTGGTGCGGCTGCACCGCGAGGTCGGCAAGACGATGGTATTCATCACCCACGACCTGTCCGAGGCGCTCAAGCTGGGCGACCGGATCCTGTTGATGCGCGACGGCGCCGCGGTCCAGCTCGGCACCGGCGACGAGCTCGTCGGGGCGCCGGCCGACGACTACGTGCGCCAGTTCGTCCGCGACGTACCGCGGGCCGACGTACTCACGTTGCGCTGGATCGTCCGCGACCCGCGGCCGGACGAGCCGCTCGACGGGCCGGAGCTCGGGCCGGACGTGCTGGTCAGGGAGGCGACGCGGCTCGTGCTCGAGTCCGATCGCCCGGTGAAGGTCGTCGCCGGCGGCACGCTGCTCGGTGTGATCGGCGACGAGGAGATCCTCGCCGTCGTCGCGGACACGAACTGA